Proteins encoded within one genomic window of Thunnus albacares chromosome 13, fThuAlb1.1, whole genome shotgun sequence:
- the LOC122995285 gene encoding schwannomin-interacting protein 1-like has product MEEEKETAEEKEEEEEEKELHHHIAASSSSMDYQEPPIMHWEDLSQRIAELEKQEQERRERAKRGAEERMGESGGAVWRGVWEEEEEDFRRCRVAVVASRFHNHRNLQLCFINNSDSEDDEEGADKKVSMGTVRNGCHAAGLKQEVATALRTLRDKLLAEQKEKEHLAGSSGVAKRKHLERWELQERSVQQLSSLRTSLQQDVHALSSELVAHLLVRDQLRTKQDAMLLDVQDLT; this is encoded by the exons atggaggaagagaaagagacggccgaggagaaggaggaggaggaagaggagaaagagctTCATCATCACATCGCAGCTTCATCGTCCTCTATGGACTACCAGGAACCTCCCATCATGCACTGGGAGGACCTGAGCCAGCGGATAGCCGAGCTGGAGAAAcaggagcaggagaggagggagagggcaAAG AGGGGGGCGGAGGAGAGGATGGGGGAGAGCGGAGGAGCGGTGTGGAGAGGCGtgtgggaggaagaggaggaagacttCAGGAGGTGTCGAGTCGCTGTTGTTGCGTCACG ATTTCACAACCACAGAAACCTGCAGCTGTGTTTCATCAACAACAGCGACAGTGAAGACGACGAGGAAGGAGCCGACAAAAAG GTTTCCATGGGAACAGTGCGCAACGGTTGCCACGCCGCCGggctgaaacaggaagtggccACCGCTCTGAGAACACTGAGAGACAAACTGCTGGCTGaacagaaggagaaggag catCTGGCCGGCAGCAGCGGTGTTGCCAAAAGGAAACATCTGGAGCGTTGGGAGCTGCAGGAGCGTTCAGTGCAGCAGCTCAGCAGTCTGAGAACATCACTTCAACAGGACGTACAcg CTCTGAGCTCTGAGCTGGTGGCTCACCTGTTGGTACGAGACCAGCTGAGGACGAAGCAGGACGCCATGCTGCTGGACGTCCAGGACCTGACCTAA
- the LOC122994810 gene encoding P2R1A-PPP2R2A-interacting phosphatase regulator 1, whose amino-acid sequence MERMEVDQCAGAAGGAGGGALRRSNSAPMITSVSDGMTVFSPVVSARYRRSSVSINPSCPSQLVPLSPFSLTGDRLDHKRQEENMEMTLRGSLQRLSASSLIPVPPVSQWHDHASVWFQSQDSGITPNSSPSPTRRFRPAVSATVRWPALTPLKRKGGVESDGPPKKLFVAGVTDPAHRSSYTVSVSQSAADSPPAGGVSPQSSPLSLSPPPSFTPFTSHQHPGH is encoded by the exons ATGGAACGGATGGAAGTGGACCAGTGCGCAGGCGCAGCTGGCGGGGCAGGAGGCGGGGCTCTCCGCAGGTCTAACAGCGCCCCCATGATCACCAGTGTCAG CGATGGGATGACGGTCTTCAGTCCCGTGGTCTCGGCTCGATACAGACGCAGCAGCGTGTCCATCAACCCCAGCTGTCCTTCACAG CTcgtccctctctctcctttctctctgacCGGAGACAGACTCGACCACAAGAGGCAG GAGGAGAACATGGAGATGACACTCAGAGGGAGTCTGCAGAGACTAAG TGCTTCCAGTCTGATCCCAGTTCCTCCAGTCAGTCAGTGGCACGATCACGCATCTGTG tggttccAGTCGCAGGACAGCGGCATCACACCCAACTCCTCCCCGAGTCCCACCAGGAGgttcag ACCAGCAGTTAGCGCCACCGTCAGATGGCCGGCGTTAACGCCACTCAAGAGGAAAG GAGGGGTGGAGTCCGACGGTCCACCCAAGAAGCTTTTTGTTGCCGGGGTAACAGATCCTGCCCACCGCAGCAGCTACACAGTGAG CGTCTCTCAGTCGGCGGCAGACTCTCCTCCTGCGGGAGGCGTCAGTCCTCAGTCCagccctctgtctctctctcctcccccctccttcaCCCCCTTTACCTCCCACCAGCACCCTGGACACTAA
- the c13h17orf49 gene encoding chromatin complexes subunit BAP18, with translation MTSASAKVGEIFSAAGAAFTKLGELTMQLHPVSDSSPAGAKWTETEIEMLRLAVRRFGDDLNNISTVIKERTVAQIKSTVKRKLYEDSRVPISSESPKKTVKKAAVAMTPTPAPAAPAMIAVPSSQVVVATGMQSSPSLAPPIKKQKTADVTLSALNDSDVNSDLVDIEGLGDGSSNKKLNFDQESLNLDSSLIMNSSDLPLLSR, from the exons ATGACGTCAGCTTCTGCTAAG GTTGGGGAGATCTTCTCAGCAGCAGGAGCTGCCTTCACCAAGTTGGGAGAGCTGACCATGCAGCTGCACCCGGTGTCTGACTCCAGTCCTGCAgg AGCCAAATGGACGGAGACGGAGATCGAGATGCTGCGTTTGGCGGTGCGACGATTTGGTGACGACCTCAACAACATCAGCACTGTGATCAAAGAGCGCACTGT cgcTCAGATTAAGAGCACGGTGAAGAGGAAGTTGTACGAGGACAGCAGGGTCCCCATTTCCTCTGAATCCCCGAAGAAAACCGTCAAGAAAGCCGCCGTCGCCATGACGCCGACGCCAGCCCCCGCCGCCCCCGCCATGATCGCCGTGCCGAGCTCGCAGGTCGTCGTGGCGACGGGGATGCAGAGCAGCCCCTCTCTGGCCCCGCCCATCAAGAAGCAGAAGACGGCAG ACGTGACGCTCAGCGCTCTGAACGACTCGGACGTGAACAGCGACCTGGTCGACATCGAAGGACTCGGCGACGGCTCGTCCAACAAGAAGCTCAACTTTGACCAAG AGAGCCTCAACCTGGACTCCAGCCTCATCATGAACTCCAGTGACCTCCCCCTCCTGTCccgctga
- the rnasekb gene encoding ribonuclease kappa-B has translation MPSLLFCGPKMAACGIVISIWGVIMLAMLGIFFSAKSAVLIEDVPFTEEDIRNDKNPPQNIYALYNQVGINCFIAAAIYVAVGAVSLCQVRLNKRQEYMVT, from the exons ATGCCGTCGCTCCTGTTCTGCGGGCCGAAGATGGCCGCGTGCGGGATCGTGATCAGCATCTGGGGCGTCATCATGCTG gcGATGTTGGGAATCTTCTTCAGCGCGAAGTCGGCCGTGCTGATCGAAGACGTGCCGTTCACCGAGGAGGACATCCGTAACGA TAAAAATCCTCCTCAGAACATCTACGCTCTGTACAACCAGGTCGGCATCAACTGCTTCATCGCCGCCGCCATCTACGTGGCGGTGGGCGCCGTCTCGCTCTGCCAGGTCAGGCTCAACAAACGTCAGGAGTACATGGTCACATAG